The following are from one region of the Chloracidobacterium sp. genome:
- a CDS encoding glycosyltransferase family 2 protein gives MKKGLVSVIIPNYNYAKFIQRTIKSVLAQTYSNIEIIVIDDGSTDGSLRVLEEFGDKVMTIVQNNQGVSRARNRGFEASSGEFIAFLDADDLWLPQKIERQISCFQEDEMLGFVHCSMTLIGPNEEPIADITNGSSGFIADAFLRFEGEGAVVGAGSTGIVRRVVFSEVGGFDPEMSTAADWDFCYRIARRHKVGFVTDPLVLYRVHNSNMHNNIRAMEHDMIIGFKKAFTEESGIDKIRCYGNLYRVLAGSYFRAGMYSDFLRNAAKSLWYRPSGIGYFAAFPLRRFRKTG, from the coding sequence ATGAAAAAAGGCCTTGTAAGTGTAATTATTCCGAATTACAACTATGCCAAGTTTATCCAACGAACTATCAAGAGCGTCTTGGCACAGACCTATTCGAATATCGAGATTATTGTTATCGATGACGGATCAACTGACGGGTCCCTAAGAGTCTTAGAAGAGTTCGGTGACAAGGTGATGACGATAGTTCAAAACAATCAGGGAGTATCGAGGGCTCGAAACCGCGGATTCGAAGCCTCGTCAGGCGAGTTTATTGCTTTTCTTGATGCAGACGACCTGTGGTTACCCCAAAAAATCGAGCGACAGATCAGTTGTTTTCAAGAAGACGAGATGCTCGGATTTGTTCATTGTTCAATGACTCTAATTGGTCCGAATGAGGAGCCTATTGCCGACATCACAAATGGCAGTTCCGGATTCATCGCAGACGCATTCTTACGATTTGAAGGCGAAGGTGCTGTCGTCGGAGCCGGAAGCACGGGAATCGTGCGCAGGGTAGTATTTTCCGAAGTTGGCGGGTTCGATCCAGAAATGTCGACCGCTGCGGACTGGGACTTTTGTTATCGAATAGCTAGACGGCATAAGGTAGGATTCGTTACCGATCCGTTGGTCTTGTACCGTGTGCACAATTCGAACATGCACAACAACATCAGGGCTATGGAACACGATATGATCATTGGTTTCAAGAAAGCGTTCACGGAAGAAAGTGGCATCGACAAAATCCGGTGTTATGGCAATCTATATCGTGTATTGGCCGGGTCATACTTTCGGGCGGGTATGTATAGCGATTTTTTGCGGAATGCCGCAAAGAGCCTTTGGTACCGGCCGTCAGGGATCGGATATTTTGCTGCGTTTCCACTTAGGAGGTTTAGAAAGACGGGTTGA
- a CDS encoding glycosyltransferase, which translates to MGINGRNVAAYLGSFGGWYMSDEMYDFFEVARKLDKSTFLLILTQRNKEVVASRIKELGFDDRDVFVEGVEPNEVPRYLVAADYAVSFILPCYSKRGSSPTKVAEYLACGLPVVSNRGIGDIDELIEADSVGALLERFDDSSYELALQQIESLISDPGHRERCVASALERFDLVKVGGPRYREIYRKLLTRS; encoded by the coding sequence ATGGGCATAAATGGTCGAAACGTCGCCGCATACCTAGGTTCGTTTGGCGGGTGGTATATGAGCGACGAAATGTACGACTTTTTTGAAGTTGCTCGAAAACTGGATAAGAGCACGTTTCTTCTCATCCTGACCCAACGCAACAAAGAAGTAGTAGCCTCTAGAATCAAAGAACTGGGTTTCGACGATAGAGACGTTTTTGTCGAGGGCGTGGAGCCAAACGAAGTGCCCAGATATCTGGTCGCGGCCGACTATGCGGTTTCGTTCATTTTGCCGTGTTATTCTAAAAGAGGATCATCTCCGACGAAGGTGGCAGAATACTTGGCTTGCGGGCTTCCGGTAGTTTCGAATCGCGGAATCGGAGACATCGACGAATTGATCGAGGCGGATAGCGTCGGTGCTTTATTAGAAAGGTTTGACGATAGCAGTTATGAACTTGCTCTCCAGCAGATCGAAAGCTTGATCTCGGATCCCGGTCATCGCGAACGATGTGTTGCGTCTGCGTTGGAGCGGTTCGATCTAGTGAAAGTAGGCGGCCCGCGGTATCGCGAGATCTATCGAAAATTGTTGACCAGATCATGA
- a CDS encoding glycosyltransferase family 4 protein: MQEFGWQIDWYPFEDDALHELLYKPGRSVAKAKLIASNYIRHLGTVLNGLECDGLFIYREAALIGPALLERRLKQLRVPMIYDIDDPIFLPYKSPVNSWGSLLKFSRKTHSLFKMSDRVISINNLIGDYARKFNSAVSIVPNCVDTGIYRPVRKDRTARPKIVWTGSVSTLQNLQSVAGPLRAVQAEYGCEIIVIANGETEVDGVDIEYRSWSPEVEISSLQECDIGIVPLLDLDWNPWKFFLKTVQYLAAGLPVVARRIGSNSEVIQDGVNGFLVDNEEGWFDRLGQLINDPALRQRMSNAARKSALAEYSLDSQIPRVASIFREVYGGND, from the coding sequence TTGCAAGAATTTGGTTGGCAGATAGATTGGTACCCATTTGAAGACGACGCGCTACACGAGCTGCTTTACAAACCGGGCAGATCTGTAGCGAAAGCAAAGCTCATCGCTTCGAACTACATCAGGCATTTGGGAACGGTTTTGAACGGATTGGAATGCGACGGGTTGTTCATTTATCGAGAAGCTGCCTTGATCGGACCTGCATTGTTGGAGAGACGGCTAAAGCAACTTCGGGTGCCGATGATATACGACATTGACGATCCGATCTTTTTGCCCTACAAAAGCCCCGTGAACAGTTGGGGTAGCCTGCTCAAGTTCTCGCGAAAGACCCACTCGCTTTTCAAAATGAGCGATCGCGTTATTTCAATAAACAACTTGATCGGCGACTATGCGCGAAAGTTCAACTCTGCAGTATCGATAGTTCCGAACTGTGTCGATACTGGCATTTACCGACCGGTACGGAAGGACAGAACCGCACGACCAAAGATCGTATGGACCGGCAGCGTTAGTACACTTCAGAATCTGCAGAGTGTTGCCGGCCCACTACGAGCGGTACAGGCTGAATACGGTTGTGAAATAATTGTCATTGCAAATGGCGAGACCGAAGTCGACGGGGTTGACATAGAGTACCGTTCGTGGTCGCCAGAGGTCGAGATTTCGAGCCTGCAGGAATGTGATATCGGCATCGTTCCCTTACTTGATCTGGATTGGAACCCATGGAAGTTCTTTCTGAAGACAGTTCAGTACCTTGCAGCTGGACTTCCGGTGGTAGCAAGGCGGATCGGATCGAACAGCGAAGTTATTCAAGACGGTGTGAATGGATTTTTGGTTGATAATGAGGAAGGGTGGTTCGATCGTCTGGGTCAGTTAATAAACGACCCCGCCTTGCGACAACGGATGAGCAATGCGGCCCGGAAATCAGCATTGGCCGAGTATTCTTTGGATTCACAGATACCGCGTGTCGCCAGTATTTTTCGGGAAGTGTATGGAGGTAATGATTGA
- a CDS encoding NAD-dependent epimerase/dehydratase family protein has product MSSYNILVTGGAGFIGSHLVDALVERGHCVRILDSIVEQVHIGGKVPEHLNPNAEFIRADVCDADAVAKALDGIEVVYHEAAEVGVGQSMYEIVRYVKANDLGTAVLLEEMIKRKDQFKKLIVASSMSIYGEGAYRNPATGETVNPQLRSDEQLAAHEWELRVGDVELEPVGTTEEKPLFPTSVYAVSKQDQEQYCLAVGRAYKIPTVAFRYFNVYGTRQALSNPYTGVCAIFSSRLMNDQAPMIFEDGEQSRDFVHVSDIVQANLLALDNDAADYQALNVGTGSATSVREIAQLLAKGLGKEIEPEIVGKYREGDIRHCVSDIARARDVLKYQPKVDLETGLAELLDWVRSENPSDRVQSARAELVMRNLVKG; this is encoded by the coding sequence TTGAGTAGCTACAACATTTTAGTTACCGGCGGGGCCGGTTTTATCGGGTCGCATTTGGTAGATGCATTGGTAGAACGAGGACATTGCGTTCGGATCCTGGATTCGATCGTTGAGCAGGTGCATATTGGCGGCAAGGTTCCGGAGCACTTGAATCCGAACGCGGAGTTTATACGTGCGGACGTTTGCGATGCCGATGCGGTGGCCAAGGCTCTGGACGGCATTGAGGTGGTCTATCACGAAGCGGCCGAGGTCGGCGTCGGACAATCGATGTACGAGATCGTCCGCTACGTGAAGGCGAACGATCTGGGTACGGCCGTTTTGCTTGAGGAAATGATCAAGCGGAAAGATCAGTTCAAGAAGCTGATCGTGGCGTCGTCGATGTCGATCTACGGCGAAGGCGCTTATCGCAATCCGGCGACAGGCGAGACCGTCAACCCACAGCTTCGCTCCGACGAACAGCTTGCGGCACACGAATGGGAATTGCGCGTCGGGGATGTCGAGCTCGAGCCCGTAGGCACGACCGAAGAAAAGCCGCTTTTTCCGACCTCGGTCTACGCGGTCTCGAAACAAGACCAGGAACAATATTGTTTGGCGGTCGGCCGAGCTTACAAGATCCCGACCGTTGCTTTTCGCTACTTTAATGTTTACGGCACGCGGCAGGCTCTATCGAATCCTTACACCGGCGTTTGTGCGATATTTTCGTCGCGGCTGATGAACGATCAGGCTCCGATGATCTTTGAGGACGGTGAACAGTCGCGCGATTTCGTGCATGTTTCAGACATCGTCCAGGCAAATTTGCTTGCTCTCGATAATGATGCGGCTGATTACCAGGCCTTGAATGTTGGAACCGGCAGCGCGACCTCTGTACGCGAGATCGCTCAGCTTTTGGCAAAGGGACTCGGAAAGGAGATCGAGCCTGAGATCGTCGGTAAATATCGTGAAGGTGACATCAGACACTGCGTTTCTGACATTGCAAGGGCGCGTGACGTTTTGAAATACCAGCCAAAGGTTGACCTTGAAACAGGTTTGGCGGAACTGCTGGATTGGGTCCGAAGTGAAAATCCCAGTGATCGAGTACAGTCGGCGAGAGCTGAACTTGTAATGAGGAATCTAGTGAAGGGGTGA
- a CDS encoding class I SAM-dependent methyltransferase — MSLLDSTKSVLTGPNGVKWQAAETECPLCKSNDHRLIGFRGGLYHRDKLGVESRVVQCRQCELYYADPVLLPLSNPYAAEGEYFINHDRSWKVDQGAELANRVESIIGRKGRIIEPACGTGDFLLGAQRVGWEVRGVEMTQSFVSEGHKNGLDIEYASVEQSKYLDEEYDAIFMLAMLEHLYDPISMLRKANSALKTGGIAVINVPNEVTSLVNTLGNVYVKGTYGSKWTMSLSPTFSPYHVVGFSPSSLRTALEMTGFEVVELRTDSGVSVLPKPKGLKQSLESIGLRLLLAAGKVADKFNRGNEIMCWARKR; from the coding sequence ATGAGTTTGCTCGATTCAACAAAAAGTGTTTTGACTGGTCCGAACGGTGTGAAATGGCAGGCTGCTGAAACTGAATGTCCCTTGTGTAAATCCAACGACCATCGACTTATCGGCTTTCGCGGTGGTTTGTACCATCGCGACAAGCTTGGGGTCGAATCTAGGGTTGTTCAGTGTCGGCAATGTGAGCTTTATTACGCGGATCCCGTTCTACTCCCACTTTCAAATCCGTATGCGGCCGAAGGCGAGTATTTTATCAATCACGACCGAAGTTGGAAGGTCGATCAGGGAGCGGAATTGGCGAATCGGGTTGAAAGCATCATTGGACGCAAGGGGAGAATAATTGAACCGGCTTGTGGAACCGGTGATTTTTTGCTCGGCGCGCAACGGGTGGGTTGGGAAGTTCGCGGCGTGGAAATGACGCAGTCATTTGTGAGCGAAGGGCACAAAAACGGATTGGATATTGAATATGCATCGGTCGAACAAAGTAAATATCTTGACGAAGAGTACGACGCGATCTTCATGTTAGCGATGCTTGAGCACTTGTACGATCCGATTAGTATGCTCAGAAAAGCAAATTCCGCTTTGAAGACAGGCGGAATTGCCGTCATCAACGTTCCGAATGAAGTGACTTCCTTGGTAAACACGCTGGGCAACGTTTATGTAAAAGGTACATATGGGAGCAAATGGACCATGAGTCTGAGCCCAACGTTTTCGCCGTATCACGTAGTTGGGTTTTCACCAAGTTCCTTACGAACTGCTCTTGAAATGACCGGCTTTGAAGTTGTTGAGCTAAGAACTGATAGCGGTGTAAGTGTTCTGCCAAAGCCGAAGGGCTTGAAGCAGAGCCTTGAGAGTATCGGATTGCGGTTACTTCTGGCCGCAGGTAAGGTGGCTGACAAGTTTAACCGGGGTAATGAGATAATGTGTTGGGCGAGAAAGAGATAG
- a CDS encoding carbamoyltransferase has protein sequence MGLTTLGDSAAALIKDGKLVAAAEEERFSRKKHHLGFPYKAIRFCLDQAGIELGDVEHVGHYWKPWLLRHKAMQALKAGLISPAMFKARADRGVAQVSESYLGMFKHPKRLREHFGPSDFKFHYLEHHQTHAASAFFVSPFETAAILTWDGTGEDTTTLFCKGKGNKIEVLKRIKLPHSLGQFYSAVTNYIGFDMFAGDEWKVMGLAAYGKPRHYDFFREKVLTTNGRGDFKFNIKVLDHHLAKHYQFPDAIIKELGPAREPGAELTEHHWDIACSAQKAVEETAIYLAKQLKEMTGEENLCMAGGVAFNSVMNGRIFHETPYKRFYVQPAAGDAGCSLGAALMVWHQKLGNPRGFEMNHAYWGPGFTNEECRAALDSAGLQYETLKDDELLPRLAKMISEGAIVGWFNGRMELGPRALGARSFLADPRREDMREILNHKVKLREWFRPLAPSMQEEHGREVFGVEHHDPFMITVIQVAEEYKARIPAVVHVDGTARPQMVSRKTNPRYWNLIDEFKKITGIPMLLNTSFNVQEPIVCTPNDAINTFKNANFDALVLENNIVLR, from the coding sequence TTGGGACTAACAACTTTGGGGGATTCGGCCGCAGCACTGATCAAGGACGGCAAACTGGTCGCGGCGGCCGAGGAAGAGCGCTTTTCGCGAAAGAAACATCATCTCGGATTTCCGTATAAGGCGATCCGTTTCTGTCTCGACCAGGCGGGAATTGAGCTTGGGGACGTAGAGCACGTCGGGCATTATTGGAAGCCCTGGTTACTCCGCCATAAAGCGATGCAGGCACTAAAGGCGGGCCTGATCTCGCCGGCGATGTTCAAAGCACGCGCCGATCGCGGCGTAGCGCAGGTCAGCGAAAGCTACTTGGGAATGTTCAAACATCCAAAGCGGCTTAGGGAACATTTTGGTCCAAGCGATTTCAAATTTCATTATTTAGAGCACCACCAAACCCACGCTGCATCGGCTTTCTTTGTTTCACCATTTGAAACGGCGGCGATATTGACGTGGGACGGGACGGGTGAAGACACCACGACTCTCTTCTGCAAGGGGAAAGGCAACAAAATCGAGGTATTGAAACGGATCAAGCTGCCGCACAGCCTTGGGCAGTTTTACTCGGCTGTTACCAACTATATCGGATTCGATATGTTTGCCGGCGACGAGTGGAAAGTGATGGGGCTCGCGGCATACGGCAAACCGCGACATTACGATTTCTTTCGCGAAAAGGTCCTTACCACGAACGGACGTGGCGATTTTAAGTTCAATATAAAGGTTCTTGACCATCATCTGGCAAAACACTATCAGTTTCCTGATGCGATCATCAAAGAGCTTGGGCCGGCCAGAGAGCCGGGTGCGGAACTGACAGAACATCACTGGGACATTGCCTGTTCTGCGCAGAAAGCCGTCGAAGAAACGGCCATTTACCTTGCGAAACAGTTGAAGGAAATGACAGGTGAAGAGAATCTATGCATGGCCGGCGGCGTCGCGTTCAATTCGGTGATGAACGGCCGGATCTTTCACGAGACTCCATACAAGCGGTTCTACGTGCAACCGGCCGCCGGTGACGCAGGCTGTTCGCTTGGCGCGGCGTTGATGGTCTGGCATCAAAAGCTGGGCAATCCGCGCGGATTTGAAATGAATCACGCTTACTGGGGACCCGGATTCACGAACGAAGAATGCCGGGCGGCGCTTGATTCTGCCGGATTGCAATACGAAACGCTTAAGGATGATGAGTTGCTGCCGCGGTTGGCAAAGATGATCAGCGAAGGAGCGATCGTCGGTTGGTTCAACGGACGGATGGAACTCGGGCCGCGTGCATTGGGCGCTCGGAGTTTTTTGGCGGACCCGAGGCGTGAGGACATGCGTGAGATACTTAATCACAAAGTGAAGTTGCGTGAGTGGTTTCGGCCCCTAGCGCCCTCAATGCAGGAAGAGCACGGCCGCGAAGTATTTGGTGTTGAGCATCACGACCCGTTCATGATCACGGTGATCCAGGTTGCCGAGGAATATAAGGCAAGAATACCGGCGGTCGTGCATGTTGACGGAACCGCACGTCCACAAATGGTAAGCCGGAAAACTAATCCGCGGTATTGGAACCTGATCGACGAATTCAAAAAGATCACTGGCATCCCGATGCTCCTCAACACATCGTTCAACGTTCAGGAACCGATCGTCTGCACGCCAAATGACGCAATAAATACCTTTAAGAACGCGAACTTCGATGCGTTAGTTCTTGAAAATAATATTGTGTTGCGGTGA